In Gammaproteobacteria bacterium, a single genomic region encodes these proteins:
- a CDS encoding HAMP domain-containing protein, with the protein MNDMFNLFWKIFLVFWVAMIAMGGAIAWTTAQIGRERIPLMIEREKEQFSESVAQAEEVLRTRGLAGFREWLDDNWSNRRLNVFLIDPAGHEVFGNELPPQLARVIDLLRARGFIGEARPWIYGAPPPGDVPGGMGWRNDPSAGAEGAREEPRAGRPEHHGLIIRSVLVPREGFYHLIAVFRPPHPVWHLVSIPGLLAALLISGLVCVGLARYLSAPVRRLRAATQALAAGNLGIRVGGIGLRGDEMGGLSRDFDRMAARLQTLIESQKDLLRDVSHELRSPLARLQAALGLARRRAEGRAGEELDRIEREAERLNELIGQILSLTRLAVEDGEHMREPVDLAALVDTIARDAAFEAEQSRRHVRVLDRAAATLVGNPELLHSAIENVVRNAVHYTREDTAVEISLTLEADAGQAGITVRDHGSGVDASHLQRIFEPFFRASESRDRASGGYGLGLAIAKRAVELHGGTIAAANEADGGLRITIRLPLA; encoded by the coding sequence ATGAATGACATGTTCAACCTGTTCTGGAAGATCTTCCTTGTTTTCTGGGTCGCGATGATCGCGATGGGCGGCGCGATCGCGTGGACCACCGCGCAGATCGGACGCGAGCGCATCCCGCTGATGATCGAGCGCGAGAAGGAGCAGTTCTCCGAAAGCGTGGCGCAGGCCGAGGAGGTGCTGCGGACGCGCGGACTGGCGGGATTCAGGGAGTGGCTCGACGACAACTGGAGCAACCGCCGGCTGAACGTGTTCCTGATCGATCCCGCCGGACACGAGGTGTTCGGCAATGAACTGCCGCCGCAACTCGCCCGTGTGATCGATCTGCTGCGCGCCCGCGGCTTCATCGGCGAGGCGCGGCCGTGGATCTACGGCGCGCCTCCCCCCGGTGATGTGCCCGGGGGTATGGGCTGGCGGAACGACCCTTCCGCCGGCGCCGAGGGCGCGCGCGAGGAGCCGCGCGCGGGTCGGCCCGAGCATCACGGCCTGATCATCCGTTCGGTGCTGGTGCCGCGCGAGGGCTTCTATCACCTGATCGCGGTCTTCCGCCCGCCGCATCCGGTATGGCACCTGGTCTCGATACCCGGCCTGCTGGCGGCGCTGCTGATCAGCGGGCTGGTGTGCGTCGGCCTGGCGCGCTACCTGAGCGCGCCGGTGCGCCGCCTGCGCGCCGCCACCCAGGCGCTCGCCGCCGGCAACCTCGGCATCCGCGTGGGCGGGATCGGCCTGCGCGGCGACGAGATGGGGGGCTTGAGCCGGGATTTCGACCGCATGGCGGCGCGCCTGCAGACGCTCATCGAATCGCAGAAGGACCTTCTGCGCGATGTCTCGCATGAGCTGCGCTCGCCACTCGCGCGACTGCAGGCGGCGCTCGGCCTCGCGCGCCGCCGTGCCGAGGGACGCGCCGGCGAGGAGCTGGACCGCATCGAGCGCGAGGCCGAGCGCCTCAATGAACTGATCGGCCAGATCCTGTCGCTGACGCGACTCGCGGTCGAGGACGGCGAACACATGCGTGAGCCGGTCGATCTGGCCGCGCTGGTGGATACCATCGCGCGCGATGCCGCCTTCGAGGCGGAGCAGAGCCGGCGCCACGTGCGGGTGCTCGACCGAGCGGCGGCGACCCTCGTCGGCAACCCGGAGCTGCTGCACAGCGCGATCGAGAATGTGGTCCGCAACGCGGTGCATTACACACGGGAGGACACGGCGGTGGAGATCTCGCTCACCCTGGAGGCGGACGCCGGCCAGGCCGGGATCACCGTGCGCGACCATGGGTCCGGCGTCGACGCGTCCCACCTGCAGCGCATCTTCGAACCCTTTTTCCGCGCCAGCGAGTCGCGCGACCGTGCGAGCGGGGGCTACGGACTCGGGCTCGCCATCGCAAAGCGCGCGGTTGAGCTGCACGGCGGCACCATCGCCGCGGCGAACGAGGCGGACGGCGGGCTGCGGATTACCATCCGACTGCCGCTGGCCTGA
- a CDS encoding response regulator transcription factor: protein MARLLLADDDEELCDMLAEYLRGEGFEVDVAHDGEAALLAAARGDHDLVVLDVMMPRLNGFDVLRELRRKSLIPVLMLTARGSDMDSVVGLELGADDYLPKPCNPRVLVARIRAVLRRADQGEPDRPDGDIAVGDVVLQRGARRVLQDGGPVELTSTEYSVLAVLLEEVGRVVSKESLCERALGRKLTRYDRSLDMHISNLRRKLGPLPGGEERIQTVRGVGYLYARVDE from the coding sequence ATGGCGAGACTGCTGCTGGCCGATGATGACGAGGAGTTGTGCGACATGCTGGCCGAGTATCTGCGCGGCGAGGGCTTCGAGGTCGACGTCGCGCACGACGGCGAGGCGGCCCTGCTCGCAGCGGCGCGCGGCGATCACGACCTCGTGGTGCTAGACGTCATGATGCCCCGGTTAAACGGTTTCGACGTGCTGCGCGAGCTGCGGCGCAAGTCGCTCATCCCCGTGCTGATGCTGACCGCGCGCGGCTCCGACATGGACAGCGTGGTCGGCCTGGAACTCGGCGCCGACGATTACCTGCCCAAGCCCTGCAACCCGCGCGTACTGGTTGCCCGCATCCGCGCCGTCCTGCGCCGCGCCGACCAGGGCGAGCCGGACAGGCCGGACGGCGACATCGCCGTCGGCGACGTCGTCCTGCAACGTGGTGCGCGCAGGGTGCTGCAGGACGGCGGGCCGGTCGAGCTCACCAGTACCGAATACAGCGTGCTCGCCGTGCTGCTGGAGGAGGTCGGCCGCGTCGTCAGCAAGGAGTCCCTGTGCGAACGCGCGCTCGGACGCAAGCTCACGCGCTACGACCGCAGCCTCGACATGCACATCAGCAACCTGCGCCGGAAGCTCGGCCCGCTGCCGGGCGGCGAGGAACGCATCCAGACCGTGCGCGGGGTGGGCTACCTGTACGCGCGCGTGGATGAATGA
- a CDS encoding STAS/SEC14 domain-containing protein has translation MLSVNVDENDAIALLEADDALAQTDFEAAGRAVDPYLKRKGRLNGLIIRAPGRGDWDAFAALAPHLRFALDQHRAITRIALVTDADASGVAPRIAPHFVNAKIKTYPAARLESAREWILAERYN, from the coding sequence ATGCTGTCGGTCAACGTGGATGAAAACGACGCGATTGCCCTGCTTGAGGCGGACGACGCCCTGGCGCAGACGGATTTCGAGGCGGCGGGACGCGCCGTCGACCCCTACCTCAAGCGGAAAGGCCGGCTGAACGGTCTCATCATCCGCGCCCCGGGACGCGGGGACTGGGACGCCTTCGCGGCCCTCGCCCCGCATCTGCGCTTCGCCCTGGACCAGCACCGGGCGATCACGCGCATTGCCCTGGTCACCGACGCGGACGCCTCCGGGGTGGCGCCGCGCATCGCGCCGCACTTCGTCAACGCGAAGATCAAGACCTATCCCGCGGCGAGGCTGGAGAGCGCGCGCGAATGGATCCTCGCCGAACGTTACAACTGA
- a CDS encoding Spy/CpxP family protein refolding chaperone — protein MKRNTSSLIATGVLLAAVTATGAALAHDGYPGSRPPGPEFGWFGYDQPHHGPSGHHGMSGLSYLAEELDLSAEQRKTIRGIMDKSRSQSRELGESMIENREQMDEVLDDKGYGADFDKLARRQGELIGEMIMLRAKTRAQVEGALTEEQREQFRDYPGDSCDRGPGHGW, from the coding sequence ATGAAACGCAACACATCATCACTGATCGCAACAGGCGTCCTGCTCGCCGCGGTGACCGCCACCGGCGCCGCGCTCGCGCACGACGGTTATCCGGGTTCGCGCCCGCCGGGTCCGGAATTCGGCTGGTTCGGTTACGACCAGCCGCATCACGGTCCGAGCGGACATCACGGCATGAGCGGACTGTCGTACCTCGCGGAGGAGCTTGATCTCAGCGCCGAACAGCGCAAGACGATCCGCGGCATCATGGACAAGTCGCGCTCGCAGTCACGCGAACTGGGCGAGTCCATGATCGAGAACCGCGAGCAGATGGACGAGGTCCTCGACGACAAGGGATATGGTGCGGACTTCGACAAGCTGGCGCGCCGCCAGGGCGAGCTGATCGGGGAGATGATCATGCTGCGGGCGAAGACGCGCGCCCAGGTCGAGGGCGCGCTCACAGAGGAACAGCGGGAGCAGTTCCGCGACTACCCGGGCGACTCCTGCGATCGCGGCCCGGGTCACGGCTGGTAA
- a CDS encoding TerC/Alx family metal homeostasis membrane protein: protein MTAWLWIGFIAVIAAILVFDLAVVHRRPRPIGVYEALAWTGFWVALALSFNIGVYYLYENHLLGAGLAPGRVLDGRAAAVQFFTGYLVEKALSLENIFVVALIFAHFRLPLEYQHRVLFWGVFGAVVLRAAMIAGGVSLIGYFAWMSYVFGALLVATAARLLLHRDEVRPERSLLVRLARRRIPLRADLDGDRFLTRDGGRRTATPLLVALLLVVGADLAFALDSVAAIIAVTRDPFLIFSASIFAILGLRPLYFAAAGLLPRLRYLKLSLVFLLGFVGVKMLLAPHYAIPDGIALLAIAAILVAGGLLSALLKPRAAAPVSPLADDLGELLVLTAKGARRIVILVIGSTVVLIGVVMIVLPGPAIVVIPAGLAILATEFIWARRLLHRLKHEARNLKDSARGFFGRKRRGAPEAGGADPGDDRENKQGG, encoded by the coding sequence ATGACGGCCTGGCTGTGGATCGGATTCATCGCCGTCATCGCCGCGATCCTGGTCTTCGACCTGGCGGTGGTCCACCGCAGGCCGCGTCCGATCGGCGTCTACGAGGCGCTTGCCTGGACGGGGTTCTGGGTCGCGCTCGCGCTCAGTTTCAATATCGGCGTCTACTACCTGTACGAGAACCACCTGCTCGGTGCCGGCCTTGCGCCGGGACGCGTGCTCGACGGGCGCGCCGCCGCCGTCCAGTTTTTCACCGGCTACCTGGTGGAGAAGGCGCTCAGCCTGGAGAACATCTTCGTCGTCGCGCTCATCTTCGCGCATTTCCGCCTCCCGCTCGAATACCAGCATCGCGTGCTGTTCTGGGGCGTGTTCGGGGCGGTCGTCCTGCGCGCCGCGATGATCGCCGGCGGTGTCAGCCTGATCGGGTATTTCGCCTGGATGTCGTACGTATTCGGCGCGCTGCTGGTCGCGACCGCGGCGCGCCTGCTGCTGCACCGGGACGAGGTGCGGCCGGAGCGCAGCCTGCTGGTCCGCCTCGCGCGCCGCCGCATCCCCCTGCGCGCGGACCTCGACGGCGACCGCTTCCTCACGCGCGATGGCGGCCGCCGTACGGCGACGCCGCTGCTGGTCGCCCTCCTGCTGGTGGTGGGCGCCGATCTGGCGTTCGCGCTCGATTCCGTCGCGGCCATCATCGCCGTGACGCGGGACCCGTTCCTGATCTTCAGCGCGAGCATCTTCGCGATCCTCGGTCTGCGCCCGCTGTATTTCGCGGCCGCCGGCCTGCTGCCCCGCCTGCGCTATCTCAAGCTCAGCCTGGTGTTCCTGCTCGGCTTCGTCGGGGTGAAGATGCTGCTGGCGCCGCATTACGCGATCCCCGACGGGATCGCGCTGCTGGCGATCGCCGCGATCCTCGTCGCGGGCGGCCTGCTGTCCGCATTGCTCAAGCCGCGCGCCGCGGCGCCGGTCTCGCCGCTGGCGGACGATCTGGGCGAACTGCTGGTGCTGACGGCGAAGGGCGCGCGCCGCATCGTCATCCTGGTGATCGGCTCGACGGTGGTGCTGATCGGCGTCGTCATGATCGTGCTGCCCGGCCCGGCCATCGTGGTGATCCCGGCGGGACTGGCGATCCTCGCCACGGAATTCATCTGGGCGCGCCGCCTGCTGCACCGGCTCAAGCACGAGGCCAGGAATCTCAAGGACAGCGCGCGCGGTTTCTTCGGGCGCAAACGGCGCGGCGCGCCGGAGGCAGGCGGAGCTGACCCGGGCGACGACCGCGAAAACAAACAGGGCGGATAA
- the def gene encoding peptide deformylase, whose protein sequence is MAVRQVLTYPDERLKRAATPVESFDDALRAAVADLEETMRAGPAAVGIAATQIGWTQRVVIIDASSRPQWRNHGRLVLVNPGIVAREGSVSGREGCLSVPDYTGNVVRAQALTLEACDEHGEPRRYEMEGFEARVVQHEIDHLDGLLFIDRVVSRRNDLFRRKVCR, encoded by the coding sequence GTGGCGGTGCGGCAGGTCCTGACCTACCCCGACGAGCGGCTCAAGCGGGCCGCGACGCCGGTCGAATCGTTTGACGATGCGCTGCGCGCGGCGGTGGCCGACCTCGAGGAGACGATGCGCGCGGGTCCCGCGGCCGTGGGCATCGCGGCGACCCAGATCGGATGGACGCAGCGCGTGGTGATCATCGATGCCTCGTCCAGGCCGCAGTGGCGCAACCATGGACGGCTGGTGCTGGTGAATCCCGGGATCGTCGCCCGGGAAGGGTCGGTCAGCGGCCGCGAGGGCTGCCTCTCGGTGCCGGACTATACCGGCAACGTGGTGCGCGCGCAGGCGCTGACGCTCGAGGCCTGCGACGAGCATGGCGAGCCGCGGCGCTACGAGATGGAAGGCTTCGAGGCGCGCGTCGTGCAGCACGAGATCGATCATCTGGACGGACTGCTGTTCATCGACCGCGTGGTGAGCCGGCGCAACGACCTGTTCCGCCGCAAGGTCTGCCGCTGA
- a CDS encoding amino acid-binding protein, whose amino-acid sequence MAGWFMLTVVGEDRPGIVARLTAALYDGGCNLGEASMLRLGGNFTIMLMVSRAGTAAQLAALVEPVTQSLGLRLHVDRIEGRLHQHIEPDVSITVAGADRAGIVAHAVGAFAGAGLNILNLESGVGGSAEQPLYIMHIEGQALEGIESLRSALEIIRREGIDVSLTPVDTLIG is encoded by the coding sequence ATGGCCGGATGGTTCATGCTGACGGTGGTGGGCGAAGACCGCCCGGGGATCGTGGCGCGCCTGACCGCGGCGCTGTACGACGGCGGCTGCAACCTGGGCGAGGCATCGATGCTGCGCCTGGGCGGCAATTTCACCATCATGCTGATGGTGAGCCGCGCGGGCACCGCGGCGCAGCTCGCCGCGCTGGTCGAGCCGGTCACCCAGTCGCTCGGGCTCAGGCTGCACGTTGACCGCATCGAGGGCCGCCTGCACCAGCACATCGAGCCCGACGTCAGCATCACCGTAGCGGGGGCGGACCGCGCCGGCATCGTTGCGCACGCCGTCGGCGCCTTCGCCGGGGCCGGGCTCAACATCCTCAACCTGGAGTCCGGCGTGGGCGGCAGCGCGGAGCAGCCGCTCTACATCATGCACATCGAGGGCCAGGCGCTGGAGGGGATAGAGTCGCTGCGTTCGGCGCTGGAGATCATCCGGCGCGAGGGCATCGATGTCTCGCTGACACCGGTCGACACGCTGATCGGCTGA
- a CDS encoding ZIP family metal transporter: MTTLLLIVLFCLLGGVLSVVAAAVFLLAPERWRERVLPHLVSFAIGALLGAAFLALLPHAILSPGVRDVHDIGAAVLLGLLGFFVLEKMILWRHCHSFECEAHVPEHADGHGHVHGGGPQGRQATGMLILVGDGLHNFVDGILIAAAFLTDTHLGIVTALAVAAHEIPQEVGDFAVLLDSGFSRARAFYYNLLSSLTTVVGGVLAYFTMADLRHVTPYVLAVAAASFIYIAVADLIPGLHRRLHPKVTLQQLGLILAGVTVIYFAHKSLH, translated from the coding sequence ATGACGACGCTGCTGCTCATTGTCCTGTTCTGCCTGCTCGGCGGCGTGCTCAGCGTGGTCGCCGCCGCGGTGTTCCTGCTCGCACCGGAACGCTGGCGCGAACGCGTGCTGCCGCACCTCGTCAGTTTCGCGATCGGGGCCCTGCTCGGGGCGGCATTCCTCGCGCTGCTGCCGCACGCCATACTGAGCCCCGGGGTGCGTGACGTCCACGACATCGGCGCCGCGGTGCTGCTCGGCCTGCTCGGTTTCTTCGTGCTGGAGAAGATGATCCTCTGGCGTCACTGCCACTCGTTCGAATGCGAGGCGCATGTGCCGGAGCACGCGGACGGACACGGGCATGTACATGGCGGCGGTCCGCAGGGCCGGCAGGCGACGGGCATGCTGATCCTGGTGGGCGACGGTCTGCACAACTTCGTCGACGGTATCCTGATCGCGGCCGCGTTCCTTACCGACACACACCTCGGCATCGTCACCGCGCTGGCCGTGGCCGCACACGAGATCCCGCAGGAGGTGGGCGATTTCGCCGTGCTGCTCGACAGCGGCTTCAGCCGCGCGCGGGCGTTCTACTATAATCTGCTGTCAAGCCTGACCACGGTGGTGGGCGGCGTGCTCGCCTATTTCACCATGGCGGACCTCAGGCACGTGACGCCGTACGTGCTGGCGGTGGCGGCGGCGAGCTTCATCTACATCGCGGTCGCCGACCTGATCCCGGGACTGCACCGCCGCCTGCATCCGAAGGTGACCCTGCAGCAGCTCGGCCTGATACTGGCCGGCGTGACGGTGATCTATTTCGCCCACAAGAGCCTGCACTGA
- a CDS encoding ankyrin repeat domain-containing protein, whose translation MIHALKTCLPRRLASLRAPLAPRLLLVLAALAAAGACSNPPLVDAVNDGDVAGVEALLAQGADVNARNRASEPVLDVAIRKGHLDIAWLLLRRDPDINAKGELGVTPLMLAISGDHLDLARELIARGARVDMRDAIGNTALIIMPLTDRPELVQLLLDHGAQVDDQNQNGLTALMTAAYIGHAASARLLIERGADINARTRDGQTALMRAARQGHLPVVELLLAHGADAQARNGDGETALTWARKQGHAEVMRLLEEAPVPARPDSGP comes from the coding sequence ATGATCCACGCACTGAAAACTTGCCTCCCGCGCCGGCTCGCATCCCTGCGGGCACCCCTTGCGCCGCGCCTCCTGCTGGTACTGGCCGCGCTGGCGGCGGCGGGCGCCTGCAGCAATCCGCCCCTCGTCGACGCGGTGAACGACGGCGATGTCGCCGGGGTGGAGGCGCTGCTGGCGCAGGGGGCGGATGTGAATGCGCGCAACCGCGCCAGCGAACCGGTGCTCGACGTCGCGATCCGCAAGGGCCATCTCGACATTGCCTGGCTGCTGCTCAGGCGCGATCCCGACATCAACGCCAAGGGCGAGCTCGGGGTGACGCCGCTGATGCTGGCGATCTCGGGCGACCACCTTGACCTGGCGCGCGAACTGATCGCGCGCGGCGCGCGGGTGGACATGCGCGACGCCATCGGCAATACCGCCCTCATCATCATGCCGCTCACCGATCGCCCGGAGCTGGTTCAGCTCCTGCTCGACCATGGGGCGCAGGTGGATGATCAGAACCAGAACGGACTGACCGCGCTGATGACGGCGGCCTACATCGGCCACGCCGCGAGCGCTCGGCTGCTGATCGAGCGCGGCGCCGACATCAACGCACGCACGCGCGACGGGCAGACCGCCCTGATGCGCGCGGCCCGGCAGGGCCACCTGCCCGTGGTTGAGCTGCTGCTCGCGCACGGTGCGGATGCGCAGGCGCGCAACGGCGACGGCGAGACGGCGCTGACCTGGGCGCGCAAGCAGGGGCACGCGGAGGTGATGCGCCTGCTCGAGGAGGCGCCGGTGCCCGCGCGGCCGGATTCCGGTCCATGA
- the pgeF gene encoding peptidoglycan editing factor PgeF has translation MTKQVSHAVQWITPDWPAPAGVRALTSLRGGGVSRGTYAGLNLALHVGDDPEAVRENRDRLLRAAGVPVEPCWLEQVHGTNVIDADDWQPGVQADAAVARYPDLVCAVLTADCLPVLLCARDGSAVAAIHAGWRGLAAGVIEATAGELGDGGYIAWLGPAIGPQSFEVGDEVRAAFLAADAGAAAAFRPSPAGRWLADLCQLARRRLQTVGITEVYGGGECTHRDAVRFYSYRRDGETGRMASLIWREGA, from the coding sequence ATGACCAAGCAGGTTTCTCATGCGGTGCAGTGGATCACGCCCGACTGGCCGGCGCCGGCGGGGGTGCGGGCGCTGACCAGCCTGCGCGGCGGCGGGGTGAGCCGCGGCACGTATGCGGGGCTGAACCTGGCGCTCCACGTCGGGGACGACCCGGAGGCGGTGCGGGAGAACCGGGACCGCCTGCTGCGCGCGGCCGGGGTGCCGGTCGAGCCGTGCTGGCTGGAACAGGTGCACGGCACGAACGTGATCGACGCCGACGACTGGCAGCCCGGTGTGCAGGCGGATGCCGCCGTCGCCCGCTATCCGGACCTGGTCTGCGCCGTTTTGACCGCGGACTGCCTCCCGGTGCTGCTGTGCGCGCGCGACGGCAGCGCCGTGGCGGCGATCCACGCGGGCTGGCGCGGGCTCGCCGCCGGCGTGATCGAGGCGACCGCCGGCGAGCTCGGTGACGGCGGGTACATCGCCTGGCTGGGCCCCGCGATCGGACCGCAGTCCTTCGAGGTCGGCGACGAGGTGCGCGCCGCCTTTCTCGCCGCGGATGCCGGCGCGGCCGCGGCCTTTCGTCCCTCGCCGGCGGGGCGCTGGCTCGCGGACCTCTGCCAGCTCGCGCGCCGGCGCCTGCAGACGGTCGGCATCACCGAGGTGTACGGCGGCGGGGAGTGCACCCACCGCGATGCCGTGCGCTTCTATTCCTATCGCCGCGACGGCGAGACCGGGCGCATGGCGAGCCTGATCTGGCGGGAAGGCGCGTAG
- a CDS encoding UDP-2,3-diacylglucosamine diphosphatase has product MGKLTVRSIFVSDIHLGTRGAQAEYLLDLLNNTESEYLYLVGDVFDLWKLRSGWFWPQLNNRVVQSLFAKARRGTRVVYIPGNHDALMRDYAGMEFNGVRILHQTEHVTADGRRLLVTHGDELDGVVAVNRWLRHIGDLNYYFLLMLNRHCDRMRRLFGRPYWSLSAYIKSRVGNAVDYVRRFEAAAVERARHAGLDGVVCGHIHVGNVRTIDGLLYANSGDWVENCTALVEEASGEIRLLHWARDSVFLLPAREAAAEVGVEEGVPG; this is encoded by the coding sequence ATGGGAAAATTAACGGTACGTTCCATCTTCGTGTCCGATATACATTTAGGCACGCGGGGTGCTCAGGCGGAATATCTGCTCGACCTGCTCAATAATACGGAATCGGAATACCTCTACCTGGTCGGCGATGTGTTCGACCTGTGGAAGCTGCGCTCGGGCTGGTTCTGGCCGCAGCTCAATAACCGTGTCGTCCAGTCACTGTTTGCCAAGGCGCGGCGCGGCACCCGGGTGGTCTACATCCCCGGCAACCACGACGCGCTGATGCGCGACTACGCGGGAATGGAGTTCAACGGGGTGCGGATCCTGCACCAGACGGAACACGTCACCGCGGACGGACGCCGCCTGCTGGTCACGCACGGCGACGAACTGGACGGCGTGGTCGCCGTCAACCGCTGGCTGCGCCATATCGGCGACCTGAACTACTACTTCCTGCTCATGCTCAACCGCCACTGCGACCGGATGCGCCGGCTGTTCGGGCGGCCCTACTGGTCCCTCTCCGCCTACATCAAGAGCCGTGTGGGCAATGCCGTCGACTACGTGCGCCGCTTCGAGGCCGCGGCCGTCGAGCGCGCGCGCCACGCCGGCCTGGACGGCGTCGTGTGCGGCCACATCCACGTCGGGAACGTGCGCACCATCGACGGCCTGCTCTACGCCAACTCCGGCGACTGGGTCGAGAACTGCACCGCCCTGGTCGAAGAGGCCTCGGGCGAGATCCGCCTGCTGCACTGGGCGCGCGACAGCGTGTTCCTGCTGCCGGCGCGGGAGGCGGCCGCGGAGGTCGGCGTCGAGGAAGGCGTGCCTGGATAA
- a CDS encoding glycosyltransferase, whose product MRILMISDVYFPRINGVSTSIATYRDSFRALGHEITLLAPAYPADYSDDADTVRIPSRGLPLDPEDRMMHYRVLVTMREALRGRAFDIVHIQTPFVAHYAGIRIARALGLPVIESYHTYFEEYLYHYIPMLPRGSLRVLARRFSAGQGNAVDALVVPSHAMHDKLRGYGVRSEMRIIPTGLNMQHFTRGDGAAFRRRLGIDPGRPVLLFVGRVAFEKNIDFLLHMVNEVRQRLPDVLLLIAGEGPAEPHLRRLTERLGLGQQVAFVGYLDRESALLDCYAAADVFVFSSRTETQGLVLLEAMAMGRPVVAQAVMGTRDVLREGEGALIAEDDVRDFAHKVLTLLRNRRLYEQLSRRALDYARTWSNESCARKLEEYYVQIIDKAAAARRALEPHHAQR is encoded by the coding sequence ATGCGCATCCTGATGATCTCGGATGTCTATTTCCCGCGCATCAACGGGGTGTCGACCTCGATCGCCACCTACCGCGACTCCTTCCGCGCGCTGGGGCACGAGATAACCCTGCTCGCGCCCGCCTATCCGGCCGATTATTCGGACGACGCCGATACCGTGCGCATCCCGTCGCGTGGTCTCCCGCTCGACCCCGAGGACCGCATGATGCATTACCGCGTGCTGGTGACGATGCGCGAGGCGCTGCGCGGCCGCGCCTTCGACATCGTGCACATCCAGACGCCGTTCGTCGCCCACTACGCCGGGATCCGTATCGCGCGCGCGCTGGGACTCCCCGTCATCGAGTCCTACCACACCTATTTCGAGGAATACCTCTACCACTACATCCCGATGCTGCCGCGCGGATCACTGCGCGTACTGGCGCGGCGCTTCTCCGCCGGCCAGGGCAATGCCGTCGACGCGCTCGTCGTGCCCTCGCATGCCATGCACGACAAGCTGCGCGGCTACGGCGTCAGGAGCGAGATGCGCATCATCCCGACCGGCCTCAACATGCAGCACTTCACCCGCGGCGACGGCGCGGCCTTCCGGCGCCGGCTCGGCATCGACCCCGGCCGCCCCGTGCTGCTCTTCGTCGGCCGCGTCGCCTTCGAGAAGAACATCGACTTCCTGCTCCACATGGTGAACGAGGTGCGCCAGCGGCTGCCCGACGTGCTGCTCCTGATCGCGGGCGAGGGACCGGCCGAGCCGCACCTGCGCCGTCTCACGGAACGCCTCGGACTCGGACAGCAGGTTGCCTTCGTCGGCTACCTCGACCGCGAGTCCGCCCTGCTCGACTGCTACGCGGCCGCCGACGTGTTCGTATTCTCGTCGCGCACGGAAACCCAGGGCCTGGTGCTGCTCGAGGCCATGGCGATGGGGCGGCCGGTCGTCGCCCAGGCGGTGATGGGCACGCGCGATGTGCTGCGCGAGGGCGAGGGCGCGCTGATCGCCGAGGACGACGTCCGTGATTTCGCGCACAAGGTACTGACCCTGCTGCGCAACCGCAGGCTGTATGAGCAACTGAGCCGGCGTGCGCTCGACTACGCCCGCACCTGGTCCAACGAGTCCTGCGCCCGGAAGCTGGAGGAATACTATGTGCAAATCATCGACAAGGCCGCGGCGGCGCGCCGCGCGCTGGAGCCGCATCATGCCCAGCGCTGA